A portion of the Plasmodium relictum strain SGS1 genome assembly, chromosome: 11 genome contains these proteins:
- the CEPT gene encoding choline/ethanolaminephosphotransferase, putative, with protein MGIFLKLNKNVYSNCKSYVYKSSGSSILDNIFNVYWSICVNFVPKSITANLLTLLGFLCSTIAFFLMYLFDPLEEKHDYIFIYIGLFLFLYQTFDAIDGKQARRTNTSSPLGQLFDHGCDSITSSLFIFIVGKVADLPKGLVYYILLSSIHLQTYLFSWIEYHTRVYNTSFGKFGITEAHVLVISMCIIRGIKGVGIFNTVVNDIIPDNIRIYLSEYVLGLKLNYLILIPASFFILLTISRSIYMGLQHAKKIREALSQLAIFYIYVFMQYYFYQSSLTDKHELICLLIISLYSSVYTLHMNLSSVLKIQMELFPSPIIFYYISIVVLFLKHSTSHQFLNTFIFKDIYILYCMLIFIIIYLIDYANTIITNVCKELNINFLFNKKRKTK; from the exons atgggaatatttttgaaattaaataaaaacgtCTATTCGAACTGTAAATCTTATGTTTATAAAAGTAGTGGCAGTTCCATTCTTGATAACATCTTTAATGTGTATTGGAGTATTTGTGTCAATTTTGTACCTAag tctATAACTGCTAATCTCTTAACGCTACTGGGATTTTTGTGTTCAACAATAGCATTTTTTCTTATGTATCTTTTTGATCCACTTGAAGAAAAGCatgattatatatttatatacataggactttttttattcttgtATCAa acTTTTGATGCAATTGATGGAAAACAGGCAAGAAGAACTAATACGAGTTCACCATTAGGACAACTGTTTGATCATGGATGTGATTCTATAACCTCA tctttatttatttttattgttggAAAAGTGGCTGATTTACCAAAAGGATTAGTTTACTATAtt ttATTATCATCGATTCACCTTCAAACATATTTGTTTTCg tggATAGAATATCATACACGAGTATATAACACATCTTTTGGGAAATTTGGAATAACTGAAGCTCATGtttta gTTATATCTATGTGTATCATACGTGGAATTAAAGGTGTTGGAATATTTAACACTGTCGTGAATGATATAATACCAGATAATATCCg cATTTACTTAAGTGAATATGTCTTAGgcttaaaattaaattatcttATATTAATTCCAGCGtctttttt tattctGCTTACCATCTCAAGAAGTATCTACATGGGATTGCAACATGCAAAGAAAATAAGAGAGGCTTTAa gCCAATTAgcaatattttatatatatgtgtttatgcaatactatttttatcaatcat cTTTAACAGATAAACATGAACTTATATGCCTCTTAATAATATCATTATATTCAAGTGTATATACTTTACATATGAATTTATCCAGTGTTTTAAAA aTTCAAATGGAACTGTTTCCTTCgcctattatattttattatatttcaatagttgtattatttttaaagcaTTCAACAAGTCATCAGTTCTTAAATACTTTCATatttaaagatatatatatattatattgcATGTTGatatttatcataatttatttgattGATTATGCAAATACTATAATAACTAATGTTTGTAAGGAGCTAAACATCAACTTCttgtttaataaaaagagaaaaacaaaataa
- the PK4 gene encoding protein kinase PK4, putative — MKEFEEEHKLNRKVIRTIKNLIKIGSNIYHKINILFYYLLVFWNYVLCFLKNTFSFFKSYSTLFIFIFFFISVKIYLYFLLTNSSFFFIKYLKEPFIINTDKIYFTNEIKNQNYINNDIYVNPIILEEDTYKKFIKEFTNNENKKIKISLDELIRYDSKKIINKFNYKKNLDKYYFHILRQVLEIYKYLSTTKFKLYEIYRTGIHNFLQNFMIINKQYKNKKKFKKKSLSLKNIELENSILKKEVSKYVDINIKDFLLINNNCVIKYNKQGNLIDIIYYNFLKKYFLPYSYIFVNIYVFYNSLKFYVIWAFVYYRKKLYISTKIIIYIHRGLRADSRNRYNNRTHKDIRCNNLKHIKILKIAKIYKNYKCSKCYINHCLSIFNISKINMCSIAKITFFCGNRKIYFFENFINKYLLNFIIANILWKENIFLWKYLKNCNKKNLLNKDYSNFITVLNKKYSNKVLNKFFGYIKNFFFKICGSIFNEIESINFFFYLHILFTCFLKYIFLLTYIRKKYFLKKFHNFLNNTLYHNIKFYSMIRYTNNKHENKCRKMNYNILDKKNKSHKNQFDDSEKVMFRNKNIDYFVEKMNLNIKDDRKIKLKKINKSKNKNEELTSENNIKKKINGNFIKNYIILKRINEKIVNNLKNIFEKIVTIEGLTNINNYINIKKKLEKYQENNNMNHIFSSHDENKFYYNISSNIINNVIYRNKNNDYINENFYKMLLNTYNNGYEYCNDYKYILNRKHAPYFQKDIYDRLNLHTEKRNGYYSDDQIKKLETLKNELYSNSNMVNISLMSKNKIYKRMLSEENSSDLFRSKIINDKAKNIGIDTIKNNKYVNMNENNKNYEPHFFNVDEIKDMPNSEEKENFFMCKKKESNFFDFDLSCTNDKENVLQDDVILYNEKDLNNNLEIFMNNDLTNRNNIERRNILFPYKEIRDLNNNDLNITEYYQDKYFYGQYKYDDSYHIYDLIILDISGYIYKISTDGNYYWKRKIVKNIHNYINFDEDEKEEKYYKTIKNESENKTFKNNLMKNNYDADNELKLRAIKNLHYNKYSYLSKKNYESHALLKDDEKSVIEKVTNDNIQTKNYKDLKKTKNINKRLLSSYNGNLYYVNENNETIPLNINIKDVVNNSPFKSPLFPHIIFIGSRFSRVINLDYDTGDIIKKYDDNFNNLSEKKKGNNISNKNKRNIENTSEKKKNVLTNGYLEFFLNKSNRSKYNYSFSQKQFQERDISLKTANIYRDNYANENNQDDSFNILNEYNKENDLYKYLSQKEKDGNKYKQKNVPYKLRKRKNMIKNLIKRIYKRSLLVKCSYNDKLELLRNRKGKEKKKKKREKMQLQISIVKWIIKAVDENSLKKKWITTWVDIGSIFITDSHKKDTSFINSLIEIIGNKLILRPIESDKIKNTYNVSKDRNSNVYEEVHILKKNSIKDIQNKNKRKKKVNKINSNVKSKNFIFSESISSAFAVKYKNSSNILTLDLIMKQNINFLSEYDNLKSFTYNPVNFKKPNTLFLPLSNDVSNNNESASCNFDENIIYGKKLLHRLNNISVNITSIENDIKYLLSNIIFIYDKHKKIPIDYIYEMQILIHEYHKTKQKFLFYLPGTINKKYLSYPYITKNEGTTHLCEYINKFIDLYFEENDICFDYCSMLNIWDKIFNNYVTDDDCLLLSNLYRVVQNAFAYNNKEFNYLSRNSTLPDNEPFLVKKRKRNVVSSRNQELKEFSSIKNKRGWYWNMLYTIILIFVFPFLFIYRIFKKKKSNEDKAIIKKKKLNDYDQNVYDELDIKYNLLYEDKLKFKNIIRENIDMEDPKIELDVDIKKDNIKKIGSLEQPTLIDILARHARDTNNSNYYEFNGGRFNLLPLHYGRDSEYSLNNILNVKSSKNKSSETIKSDIVSKKMFHVYRRRAASQDITNKYSFIVKKKIRSNYKLGNKNYKKNYTDNERDKKFNRLKEKQINEKDFDKNDFIGFLTTFNKKFMKKNPQVDHLIKINKTTIDNDDYNSNSESMRNSEKRNKYVNSDNENKNNLNKKYATRKCTLEDNQMNEEKKNKKKNSKDIESGYVNTGKQNNNIKNKIENIVINNNEKKNNKCSSIRNISLVKTSHIPYDAPLADFLENGRFMRTFENISLIGQGGFGSVYKVSHRLEPGSPTYAVKFIFLKVSSLDNVSSRRYFREIAANRDIYSKHVVRYYTWWCEEPQFLPMHLMPKEIQNLVKKNKDSFKKYYIKNKKNNNFSDSYEKLKAWETEGNDLKNYKKVIKKKNGDNLKFFSDNELNSKKRTNKKKRILTEKGFSNDFNRNKNMKTKKKKKKKGKKVKLEEKQNFDVIDPNEKYAAFHEKNNHMCFVSSFQEYDPFDNGYLSEGNRDLIVFAENEEGNVCNNNQEITNYENIPDNNNNKSILTGISKNGDKKVYRQDEIKSHLKHSKLDENVKYNIDDNDTNKKSFDKTNVQSSNANTILQKHNIEEYNINSSMHNIDRINNNDKKSNLYEKLNKRTKDDYKNVSHIKSEYFQNIKKKEANNKKSEKEKEYKELENQNGNADKIRNYKKKNVDPEFSIVLLLQMELCKGYTLRKWLDRSTRSDKPLHFTYCEKNMNHPLEFDLFKQLIKGLKDIHSTCFIHRDLKPENIFVDPDTHTLKIGDLGLVRFIEEKKREKDINNKDSIKDNIYAQVNQNTLTSQISLKGQIIGTPGYTAPEGGALCDEKADIYSAALILLELLCPRFNTIMERYKRLNDFRNYYTVPDYVKIHLNPWYILMLQMSKPNPADRPSASDLYSKIKVLLDPHLTDFAFSFNDINADNECNSTHLTINNNIHNKDIDNNGNISNSNNNRIIDDNYNIINNNNTKINRSSFINDNNIGNNNNNNNVLVNEINYKKSK; from the coding sequence ATGAAAGAATTTGAAGAAGAACATAAATTAAATAGAAAGGTTATAAGAACAATAAAAAATCTCATAAAAATAGGATCaaatatttatcataaaataaatattttattttattatttgctCGTTTTTTGGAATTATGTTTTGTGCttcttaaaaaatacattctCATTTTTCAAAAGTTACTCAAcgctttttatttttatttttttttttatatcagttaaaatatatttatattttcttttgacaaattcttcatttttttttataaaatatttaaaggagccttttataattaacacagataaaatatattttacaaatgaaataaaaaatcaaaattatattaacaaCGACATTTATGTAAACCCTATTATTTTAGAAGAagatacatataaaaaatttattaaagaatTTACAAACAAtgagaacaaaaaaattaaaatttcacTTGATGAATTAATTCGATATGacagtaaaaaaataataaacaagttcaattacaaaaaaaatttagataaatATTACTTTCATATATTAAGACAAGTATTAGAGatctataaatatttatcaaCAACAAAATTTAAGTTATATGAGATATACAGAACAGGAATTCAcaattttttacaaaattttatgataattaataaacaatataaaaataagaaaaaatttaaaaaaaaatctttgtcattaaaaaatattgaactTGAAAATagcatattaaaaaaagaggtAAGTAAATATGttgatataaatataaaagattttttacttattaataataattgtgTTATAAAGTACAATAAACAGGGAAATTTAATAgacataatttattataattttttaaaaaaatattttcttccaTATTCATACATATttgttaatatatatgtgttttataattctttaaaattttatgtaatatGGGCATTTGTATATTACAGAAAAAAGCTTTACATAAGcacaaaaattattatatatattcatcgGGGTTTAAGAGCAGATAGTAGAAATAGATATAATAATAGAACACATAAAGATATTAGATGTAACaatttaaaacatattaaaatacttaaaattgcaaaaatatataaaaattataagtgTTCTAAATGTTATATAAATCATTGCCTgagtatttttaatataagcAAAATTAATATGTGCAGTATAGcaaaaattacatttttttgcggaaatagaaaaatttatttttttgaaaattttattaataaatatttattaaatttcatTATTGCAAATATATTATGGAaagaaaacatttttttatggaaatatctaaaaaattgtaataaaaaaaatcttttgaATAAAGATTATTCAAATTTTATAACAgtcttaaataaaaaatatagtaacaaagtattgaataaattttttggatatataaaaaattttttttttaagatttgTGGGAGCATTTTCAACGAAATAGaaagtataaatttttttttttatcttcataTACTTTTTAcatgttttttaaaatacattttCTTACTTACATATATAAGAAAGaagtattttttaaagaaatttcataattttttgaataatacTTTATATcacaatataaaattttatagtaTGATCAGATATACCAATAATAAACATGAGAATAAATGCagaaaaatgaattataatattttagataaaaaaaacaaatcaCATAAGAATCAATTTGATGATTCAGAAAAAGTTATGTTtaggaataaaaatattgattaTTTTGTTGagaaaatgaatttaaatattaaagatgatcgtaaaataaaattgaagaaaataaataaaagtaaaaataaaaatgaagaattaacaagtgaaaataatataaaaaagaaaataaatggaaatttcataaaaaattatattattttaaaaagaattaacgagaaaattgtaaataatttaaaaaatatttttgagaAAATTGTAACTATTGAAGGATTAACAaacattaataattatattaatattaagaaGAAATTGGAAAAATAccaagaaaataataatatgaatcatattttttcatcacacgatgaaaataaattttattataatatatcatctaacattataaataatgtgatatatagaaataaaaataatgattatataaatgaaaacttCTATAAAATGCTACTGAATACTTACAATAATGGATATGAATATTGTAAcgattataaatatattttaaatagaaaACATGCCCCTTATTTTCAAAAAGACATTTATGATAGGTTGAATTTGCATACTGAAAAAAGAAACGGATATTATTCGGAtgatcaaataaaaaaattagaaacattaaaaaatgaattgtATTCTAATAGTAATATGGTTAATATTTCTTTGATgagcaaaaataaaatttataaaagaatGTTGAGTGAAGAAAATAGTAGTGACCTTTTTAGaagtaaaattataaatgataaaGCAAAAAATATAGGAATAGatacaattaaaaataacaaatatgtaaatatgaatgaaaataataaaaattatgaaccacatttttttaatgtagatgaaataaaagatatgCCTAATtctgaagaaaaagaaaatttctttatgtgtaagaaaaaagaaagcaatttttttgattttgaTTTAAGTTGTACaaatgataaagaaaatgtaCTTCAAGATGATGTAATATtgtataatgaaaaagatttaaataataatttagagatttttatgaataatgATCTTactaatagaaataatatagaGAGAAGGAATATATTATTTCCATATAAAGAAATTAgagatttaaataataacgACTTGAATATTACTGAATATTATCaagataaatatttttatgggCAATATAAATATGACGATTCTTATCATATCTATGATCTGATAATATTAGATATATCCgggtatatatataaaatttcaaCAGATGGAAATTACTATTGGAAACgtaaaattgtaaaaaatatacataattatataaattttgatgaggatgaaaaagaagaaaaatattataaaactataaaaaatgaaagtgaaaataaaacatttaaaaataatttaatgaaaaataattatgatgcagataatgaattaaaattaagaGCTATAAAAAATCttcattataataaatactCATATTTAtcgaaaaaaaattatgaaagtCATGCACTGTTAAAAGATGATGAAAAAAGTGTTATTGAAAAGGTTACTAATGATAATatacaaacaaaaaattataaggaTTTAAAgaaaactaaaaatataaataaaagattaCTTTCAAGTTATAATggaaatttatattatgttaatgaaaataatgagaCAATAcctttaaatataaatattaaagatgTTGTAAATAATTCTCCTTTTAAATCACCTCTTTTTCcacatataatatttataggATCTAGGTTTTCTAGAGTGATTAACTTAGATTATGATACTGgggatataataaaaaaatatgatgataattttaataatttatcagaaaaaaaaaagggaaatAATATATCTAACAAGAATAAAAGGAATATAGAAAATacttcagaaaaaaaaaaaaatgttttaacaAATGGatatttagaattttttcttaataaatCGAATAGatcaaaatataattacaGTTTCAGTCAAAAACAATTTCAAGAAAGAGATATTTCACTTAAGACagcaaatatatatagagaTAATTATGCTAATGAAAATAACCAGGATGACTCTTtcaatatattaaatgaatataataaagaaaatgatttatacaaatatttatcacaaaaagaaaaagatggTAATAagtataaacaaaaaaatgtaCCTTATAAATtaaggaaaagaaaaaatatgattaaaAATCTTATTAAAAGGATATATAAAAGGAGTTTATTAGTTAAATGTTCatataatgataaattagaattattaagaaatagaaaaggaaaagaaaaaaaaaaaaaaaagagagaaaAAATGCAGTTACAAATAAGTATAGTTAAATGGATTATAAAAGCGGTTGAtgaaaattctttaaaaaaaaaatggataaCTACATGGGTAGATATTGGTTCGATTTTTATAACAGATAGCCATAAGAAAGATACatcatttattaattctttaataGAAATTATTGGGAATAAGTTAATATTACGACCAATAGAAagtgataaaataaaaaatacttatAATGTTTCAAAGGATAGAAATAGTAATGTGTATGAAGAAgtacatattttaaaaaaaaattctattaaagatatacaaaataaaaacaaaaggaaaaaaaaagtaaataaaataaattctaATGTAAAAtcgaaaaattttattttttcagaGTCCATATCATCTGCATTTGCAGTAAAATATAAGAATTCTTCTAATATTTTAACGTTAGATTTAATAATGAagcaaaatataaatttcttaTCAGAGTAcgataatttaaaaagtttcACATATAATCCAGTTAATTTTAAGAAACCGAACACTCTTTTTTTACCTTTATCTAATGATGTTTCAAACAATAATGAAAGTGCATCTTGTAACTTTGATGAAAACATAATATATGGAAAAAAGTTATTACACCGATTGAATAATATATCTGTCAATATAACATCAAttgaaaatgatataaaatatcttttatcaaacattatatttatttatgataAACATAAAAAGATACCTAtagattatatatatgaaatgcAAATTTTAATACATGAATATCACAAAACAAAGCaaaaattcttattttatttaccaggaacaataaataaaaaatatttaagttaTCCCTATATCACAAAAAATGAAGGAACTACCCATTTATGTgaatacataaataaattCATTGATTTGTATTTtgaagaaaatgatatatGTTTTGATTATTGTTCTATGCTAAATATATgggataaaatatttaataattatgttACTGATGATGATTGTTTACTACTATCAAATTTATATAGAGTTGTTCAAAATGCATTTGCTTATAACAACAaagaatttaattatttaagtaGGAATAGTACATTACCAGATAATGAACCTTTTTTagttaaaaagagaaaaaggaATGTAGTTAGTTCAAGAAATCaagaattaaaagaattttcttctataaaaaataaaaggggATGGTATTGGAATATGCTATATACAATTATACTAATATTtgtttttccatttttatttatttatagaatattcaaaaaaaaaaaaagtaatgaaGATAAagcaataataaaaaaaaaaaaattaaatgattatGATCAGAATGTATATGATGAATtagatataaaatataatttattatatgaagATAAGttaaaattcaaaaatattataagagAAAACATAGATATGGAAGATCCAAAAATAGAGTTAGATgtagatattaaaaaagataatattaaaaaaattggatCCCTTGAACAACCAACCTTAATTGATATATTAGCTAGACATGCAAGAGATACTAACAATAGTAATTACTATGAATTTAATGGGGGTAGGTTTAATCTATTGCCGTTACATTATGGGAGGGATTCTGAATAtagtttaaataatattctgAATGTAAAATctagtaaaaataaatcaagtGAAACAATTAAATCGGATATTGTTAGTAAAAAGATGTTTCATGTGTATAGAAGAAGAGCTGCATCTCAAGatataacaaataaatattcttttattgtaaaaaaaaaaattcgtAGTAACTACAAATtaggaaataaaaattataaaaagaattatacaGATAATGAAagagataaaaaatttaatcgattaaaagaaaaacaaataaatgaaaaagattttgataaaaatgatttcATTGGATTTTTAActacttttaataaaaaatttatgaaaaaaaatccACAAGTAGaccatttaataaaaataaacaagaCAACTATTGATAATGATGATTATAATAGTAATAGTGAGAGTATGAGAAATTCTGAAAAGagaaataaatatgtaaataGTGATAacgaaaacaaaaataacctaaataaaaaatatgcaaCAAGGAAGTGTACTTTAGAAGATAATCAAATGaatgaagagaaaaaaaataagaaaaaaaattccaaAGATATAGAAAGTGGTTACGTTAATACAGGTAAACAAAACAATAatattaagaataaaatagaaaatatagtaattaataataatgagaaaaaaaataacaaatgtTCAAGTATAAGAAATATATCTTTAGTTAAAACATCTCACATTCCTTATGATGCACCTCTAGCtgattttttagaaaatggAAGATTTATGAGAACCTTTGAAAATATTTCTCTAATAGGCCAAGGAGGTTTTGGTTCAGTTTATAAAGTATCACATAGGCTTGAACCAGGTTCCCCAACatatgcagtaaaatttatttttttaaaagtaagTTCATTAGATAATGTTAGCTCAAGAAGATATTTTCGTGAGATTGCAGCAAATAGAGATATCTATAGTAAACATGTTGTACGTTATTATACATGGTGGTGTGAAGAACCTCAGTTTTTACCAATGCATTTAATGCCTAAAGAAATTCAAAATTTAGTTAAAAAGAACAAAGattcttttaaaaagtattatataaaaaataaaaaaaataataattttagtgACAGCTATGAAAAATTGAAGGCGTGGGAAACGGAAggaaatgatttaaaaaattataaaaaagtaattaaaaaaaaaaatggagataatttaaaattttttagtgATAATGAACtgaattcaaaaaaaagaactaataaaaaaaagaggatTTTAACTGAAAAAGGTTTTTCAAATGATTtcaatagaaataaaaatatgaaaacaaaaaaaaaaaaaaagaaaaaaggaaagaAAGTAAAGCTtgaagaaaaacaaaatttcGATGTCATTGACCCAAATGAGAAATATGCAGCTTTccatgaaaaaaataatcatatGTGTTTTGTATCAAGTTTTCAAGAATATGATCCATTTGATAATGGATATTTAAGTGAAGGAAATAGAGATTTAATTGTTTTTGCAGAAAATGAGGAAGGTAATGTATGTAATAATAATCAAGAAATAACAAACTATGAAAATATACCggacaataataataataaaagtattcTTACAGGTATAAGTAAAAATGGtgataaaaaagtatatagacaagatgaaataaaaagcCATTTGAAACATAGCAAACTTGACGAAAatgttaaatataatatagatGATAatgatacaaataaaaaatcatttgATAAAACAAATGTACAGAGTAGTAATGCTAATACTATATTACAAAAACACAATATAGAGGAGTATAACATAAATTCTTCTATGCATAATATTGACcgtattaataataatgataaaaaatccaatttatatgaaaaattaaataaaagaacaaaagatgattataaaaatgtcTCTCATATAAAAAGtgaatattttcaaaatataaaaaaaaaagaagcaaataacaaaaagagtgaaaaagaaaaagaatataaagaaTTAGAAAATCAAAATGGAAATGCtgataaaataagaaattataaaaaaaagaatgttGATCCTGAATTTTCAATAGTCTTATTATTACAAATGGAATTGTGTAAAGGTTATACACTTCGTAAATGGTTAGATAGATCAACAAGAAGTGATAAACCATTACATTTTACTTACtgtgaaaaaaatatgaatcaTCCTTTAGAGTTTGATTTATTTAAGCAATTAATTAAAGGTTTAAAAGATATTCATTCAACATGTTTTATTCATAGGGATTTAAAGCCAGAAAACATTTTTGTTGATCCAGATACACATACTTTAAAAATAGGAGATTTAGGATTAGTTAGATttattgaagaaaaaaaaagagaaaaagatattaataataaagattccataaaagataatatttATGCACAAGTTAATCAAAATACTTTAACAAGTCAAATTTCCTTAAAAGGGCAAATCATAGGAACACCAGGATATACAGCACCAGAAGGAGGAGCTTTATGTGATGAAAAAGCAGATATTTATAGTGCAGCTTTAATATTACTAGAATTATTATGCCCTCGTTTTAATACTATAATGGAAAGATATAAAAGGTTAAATGATTTTAGAAATTATTATACTGTACCTGATTATGttaaaattcatttaaacCCTTGGTACATTTTAATGTTACAAATGTCTAAACCTAATCCCGCTGATAGACCATCAGCTTCAGATTTatatagtaaaataaaagtattattGGATCCTCATTTAACAGATTTTGCTTTTAGTTTTAATGACATTAATGCTGACAATGAATGTAATTCAACTCACTTaactataaataataatattcataATAAGGACATTGATAATAATGGCAATATtagtaatagtaataataatagaattATTGATGATAACTATAACATtattaacaataataatacaaaaattaatagaagtagctttataaatgataataatattggtaataataataataataataatgttttagtaaatgaaataaactataaaaaatcaaaataa